One Panicum virgatum strain AP13 chromosome 9K, P.virgatum_v5, whole genome shotgun sequence genomic region harbors:
- the LOC120651188 gene encoding probable calcium-binding protein CML8 isoform X1, which translates to MESPYKAYEPPSNSSSYRKDKVRRKKLTAQKRKEIKEAFDLFDIDGSGTIDARELNVAMRALGFEMTPEQINQMIAEVDKDGSGTIDFDEFVHMMTDKMGERDARDELYKAFRIIDKDSNVRRLQLLLKIPVFILCKNKMFPNKKNQWYGDAQGKISDIDIQRLAIETGEHFTLDEVREMIEAADENGDGEIDLEEFMKMMRRTNLGSGF; encoded by the exons ATG GAGAGCCCCTACAAGGCCTATGAGCCTCCTTCCAACTCCTCCAGCTACCGGAAGGACAAAgtccgccgcaagaagctgacGGCGCAGAAGAGGAAGGAGATCAAAGAGGCGTTCGACCTCTTCGACATCGACGGCTCAG GCACCATTGATGCGAGGGAGCTCAACGTTGCCATGAG AGCCCTGGGATTCGAGATGACACCGGAG CAAATCAACCAGATGATCGCGGAGGTGGacaaggacggcagcggcaccATCGACTTCGATGAGTTCGTGCACATGATGACGGACAAGATGGGCGAGCGGGACGCCCGGGACGAGCTCTATAAGGCCTTCCGCATCATCGACAAGGACAGCAACGTACGGCGTTTGCAGCTTCTTCTAAAAATTCCCGTTTTTATCCTTTGCAAAAACAAAATgtttccaaacaagaaaaatcaATGGTACGGTGATGCCCAGGGCAAGATCTCCGACATCGACATCCAGCGGCTGGCCATCGAGACCGGCGAGCACTTCACGCTCGACGAGGTCAGGGAGATGATAGAGGCCGCCGATGAGAACG GTGACGGCGAGATCGACCTGGAGGAGTTCATGAAGATGATGAGGCGGACGAACCTCGGGTCTGGGTTTTAA
- the LOC120651188 gene encoding probable calcium-binding protein CML8 isoform X2, which produces MESPYKAYEPPSNSSSYRKDKVRRKKLTAQKRKEIKEAFDLFDIDGSGTIDARELNVAMRALGFEMTPEQINQMIAEVDKDGSGTIDFDEFVHMMTDKMGERDARDELYKAFRIIDKDSNGKISDIDIQRLAIETGEHFTLDEVREMIEAADENGDGEIDLEEFMKMMRRTNLGSGF; this is translated from the exons ATG GAGAGCCCCTACAAGGCCTATGAGCCTCCTTCCAACTCCTCCAGCTACCGGAAGGACAAAgtccgccgcaagaagctgacGGCGCAGAAGAGGAAGGAGATCAAAGAGGCGTTCGACCTCTTCGACATCGACGGCTCAG GCACCATTGATGCGAGGGAGCTCAACGTTGCCATGAG AGCCCTGGGATTCGAGATGACACCGGAG CAAATCAACCAGATGATCGCGGAGGTGGacaaggacggcagcggcaccATCGACTTCGATGAGTTCGTGCACATGATGACGGACAAGATGGGCGAGCGGGACGCCCGGGACGAGCTCTATAAGGCCTTCCGCATCATCGACAAGGACAGCAAC GGCAAGATCTCCGACATCGACATCCAGCGGCTGGCCATCGAGACCGGCGAGCACTTCACGCTCGACGAGGTCAGGGAGATGATAGAGGCCGCCGATGAGAACG GTGACGGCGAGATCGACCTGGAGGAGTTCATGAAGATGATGAGGCGGACGAACCTCGGGTCTGGGTTTTAA